A DNA window from Camelina sativa cultivar DH55 chromosome 17, Cs, whole genome shotgun sequence contains the following coding sequences:
- the LOC104754523 gene encoding uncharacterized protein LOC104754523: protein MNTKTMRLPPRRVLTADKRKERDGGGISSVTEKPPEISVKKLPPPAVNPISSRKPTTAAAEPIGSSQLMLAGYLSHEFLTNGTLFGEQWNPARAQSSVVDPRKVKPSHSIETTAEESEPKRKRYMEVTNLLRSDGAHLPGIVNPAQLARFLKL from the coding sequence ATGAACACCAAAACGATGCGTCTTCCCCCACGTCGTGTTCTAACGGCGGATAAACGCAAAGAAAGAGACGGCGGCGGCATCTCCTCCGTCACTGAGAAACCGCCGGAAATCTCCGTGAAGAAGCTTCCTCCACCGGCGGTTAACCCCATTTCTTCTAGGAAACCTACAACCGCAGCAGCCGAGCCGATCGGCTCGAGCCAGCTGATGTTAGCCGGTTATCTGAGCCACGAGTTCCTAACCAACGGCACACTCTTCGGAGAGCAATGGAACCCGGCTCGAGCCCAGTCGTCAGTAGTCGATCCAAGGAAGGTGAAGCCGAGCCATAGTATCGAGACCACGGCTGAGGAAAGTGAGCCGAAAAGGAAGAGGTACATGGAGGTTACAAATCTTCTCCGGTCAGATGGGGCCCACCTGCCCGGTATCGTCAATCCTGCCCAGCTTGCCCGATTTCTCAAACTCTGA
- the LOC104754522 gene encoding long-chain-alcohol oxidase FAO1-like: MVGRRGSPLLRWNTKHENVSHGFSASDLQALSAICEAILPPVPLQSLDLEMKLKVLRNDALLSFFKSSPGPHVRPDEVAEVLATKAIPVTVIVVRIVLRILTFRLGTLLLCGLVNLDKASWPFLLKFSEISLEKREKVLQRWNTQWYNPLARIGFMMIKAIFLFYYFTWTDENTENPAWDAIGYSVGIDENEGMEHKERPLEKGIIETDKVNEMTIKQRMINKGLKVTEDRESDTYKIECDAVVVGSGCGGGVAAANLAKSGLRVVVLEKGNYFVSRDYSALEGPSTFELFESNSLLMTHDGRFRFMAGSTVGGGSVVNWAASLKTPDAIIEEWSVQRGISIFSSEKYKAAMDRVCKRIGVTERVIREGFQNQILRKGCEKLGLDVTTVPRNSTDGHYCGSCSFGCPTGEKRGTDLTWLVDAVNNNAVILTQCKAEKVILAENDAHKRKESGRKKRCLGVAASLSNRTRKKLQINAKVTIVACGSLKTPELLASSGLKNPNIGRGLHIHPILMTWGYFPEKKSDFKGAAHEGEILTTLHYVHPMDSTTANITLETPAIGPGTFAALVPWVSGSDIKERLAKYSRTSHIFVTVRDEGVGEVKGGIVKYRLTKADEENLTIGLKQALQILVAAGAAEVGTYRSDGQRIKCDGIKHKDLEAFLETVDAPAGVVSMSKHWTHSITAHQMGCCRMGATEKEGAIDGKGESWEAEDLYVCDASVLPTALGVNPMITIQSTAYCISNRIAELMKKKKKD; this comes from the exons atggtaggaagaagaggaagcccTTTGTTGAGATGGAATACGAAACACGAAAACGTCAGTCATGGCTTCTCGGCATCTGACCTCCAAGCCCTCTCTGCCATTTGCGAGGCTATTTTGCCTCCTGTTCCATTGCAGAGCTTAGATCTTGAGATGAAGTTGAAGGTTTTACGCAATGATGCACTCTTATCTTTCTTCAAGTCTTCTCCTGGGCCTCATGTTCGACCAGATGAG GTCGCAGAGGTGCTGGCGACAAAGGCAATACCAGTGACAGTTATAGTGGTGAGAATAGTTTTGAGAATTCTTACATTCAGATTGGGGACCTTGCTGCTTTGCGGGTTAGTCAATCTTGATAAGGCGAGTTGGCCTTTTCTTCTCAAATTCTCTGAAATCTCTCTGGAGAAGAGGGAGAAGGTTCTTCAGAGATGGAACACACAGTGGTATAACCCTTTAGCAAGAATCGGTTTTATGATGATCAAAGCCATCTTCTTGTTCTACTACTTCACATGG ACAGATGAAAATACAGAAAACCCAGCATGGGATGCAATTGGTTATAGCGTGGGCATAGATGAAAACGAGGGCATGGAACACAAGGAAAGACCTCTAGAGAAAGGGATCATCGAGACTGATAAAGTAAATGAGATGACCATCAAGCAACGTATGATCAACAAAGGTCTTAAAGTCACAGAGGACAGAGAAAGTGACACTTACAAGATCGAGTGCGATGCAGTGGTAGTGGGTTCTGGCTGTGGTGGAGGAGTTGCAGCTGCAAACCTAGCTAAGTCAGGCCTTAGAGTGGTAGTTCTCGAGAAAGGGAACTACTTTGTCTCCAGAGACTACTCAGCACTCGAGGGTCCTTCCACGTTTGAGTTGTTTGAGTCAAATAGCTTGTTGATGACACATGATGGAAGGTTCCGGTTCATGGCAGGATCAACTGTCGGTGGTGGCTCTGTGGTAAACTGGGCAGCATCCTTAAAAACACCTGATGCTATCATAGAGGAATGGTCAGTGCAACGAgggatttcaattttttctagCGAGAAGTATAAGGCGGCGATGGATAGAGTCTGCAAGAGGATAGGTGTCACTGAGAGAGTCATCAGAGAAGGGTTTCAGAACCAGATTCTGCGGAAAGGTTGCGAGAAGCTTGGGTTGGATGTGACAACAGTGCCAAGGAACTCAACAGACGGACATTATTGCGGTAGTTGCTCCTTTGGATGCCCAACCGGAGAGAAAAGAGGGACAGATTTAACCTGGCTGGTTGATGCAGTTAACAACAATGCCGTGATCCTAACACAGTGCAAGGCTGAGAAAGTGATCTTGGCGGAAAACGATGCTCACAAAAGAAAGGAGAGCGGACGGAAAAAAAGATGTTTGGGAGTCGCAGCTTCTCTATCCAACCGAACAAGAAAGAAGCTTCAGATCAATGCCAAAGTGACAATAGTGGCTTGTGGGTCGCTTAAGACACCGGAGCTGTTGGCTTCGAGCGGGTTGAAGAATCCAAACATCGGTCGCGGTCTCCATATCCACCCTATCCTGATGACTTGGGGCTACTTCCCCGAAAAAAAATCAGACTTCAAAGGAGCGGCTCATGAGGGAGAGATATTGACTACACTGCACTATGTGCATCCAATGGACTCTACCACAGCTAACATCACACTGGAGACTCCTGCTATAGGACCAGGTACTTTCGCAGCTCTAGTCCCGTGGGTCTCTGGGTCAGACATTAAGGAGAGACTTGCCAAATACTCGAGAACATCTCATATTTTTGTCACGGTGAGAGATGAAGGTGTGGGAGAGGTGAAAGGGGGAATTGTCAAATACAGATTAACGAAAGCGGACGAAGAGAATCTAACCATTGGGTTAAAGCAAGCACTGCAGATCTTAGTTGCAGCAGGAGCAGCGGAGGTGGGCACATACAGGAGCGATGGGCAGAGAATAAAGTGTGATGGAATCAAACATAAAGATCTAGAGGCGTTTTTGGAGACGGTGGACGCGCCAGCAGGAGTAGTGTCGATGAGTAAGCATTGGACTCATTCCATCACAGCGCATCAGATGGGATGTTGCCGTATGGGTGCAACAGAAAAGGAAGGAGCGATTGATGGAAAAGGAGAGAGCTGGGAGGCGGAAGATTTGTATGTATGTGATGCAAGTGTTCTGCCTACAGCTCTTGGTGTGAATCCTATGATCACCATTCAGTCCACTGCTTACTGCATATCCAATAGAATAGCCGagttaatgaagaagaagaagaaagactag
- the LOC104754526 gene encoding phospholipid--sterol O-acyltransferase-like isoform X1: protein MGANLKSITASFTVIAVFFLICGGGAAVEDETEFHGDYSKLSGIIIPGFASTQLRAWSILDCPYTPLDFNPLDLVWLDTTKLLSAVNCWYKCMVLDPYNQTDHPECKSRPDSGLSAITELDPGYITGPLSTVWKEWLKWCVEFGIEANAIVAVPYDWRLSPTKLEERDLYFHKLKLTFETALKLRGGPSIVFAHSMGNNVFRYFLEWLRLEIAPKHYLEWLDQHIHAYFAVGAPLLGSVEAIKSTLSGVTFGLPVSEGTARLLSNSFASSLWLMPFSKNCIGDNTFWTHFSGGAAKKDKRVYHCNDEEYQSKYSGWPTNIINIEIPSTSGKNLYMQRKLTPRMFPLIFRSFDAYPTVTETALANMTSMECGLPTLLSFTARELADGTLFKAIEDYDPDSKRMLHQLKKLYHDDPVFNPLTPWERPPIKNVFCIYGAHLKTEVGYYFAPSGKPYPDNWIITDVIYETEGSLVSRSGTVVDGNAGPITGDETVPYHSLSWCKNWLGPKVNITMAPQPEHDGSDVHVELNAEHEHGSDIIANMTKAPRVKYITFYEDSESIPGKRTAVWELDKTNHRNIVRSPVLMRELWLQMWHDIQPGAKSKFVTKAKRGPLRDADCYWDYGKACCAWQEYCEYRYSFGDVHLGQSCRLRNTSANMLLQYI from the exons ATGGGAGCGAATTTGAAATCGATAACGGCTTCTTTCACCGTCATCGCcgtctttttcttgatttgtggTGGCGGAGCTGCGGTGGAGGATGAGACCGAGTTTCACGGCGACTACTCCAAGCTGTCAGGTATAATCATTCCGGGATTCGCGTCGACGCAGTTGCGAGCGTGGTCGATCCTTGACTGCCCATACACTCCGTTGGACTTCAATCCGCTCGACCTCGTCTGGCTAGACACCACTAAG CTTCTATCTGCTGTGAACTGCTGGTATAAGTGTATGGTGCTAGATCCTTATAATCAAACGGACCATCCTGAGTGTAAGTCACGGCCTGACAGTGGTCTTTCAGCGATCACAGAATTGGATCCAGGTTACATAACAG GTCCTCTTTCTACTGTCTGGAAAGAGTGGCTTAAGTGGTGTGTTGAGTTTGGCATAGAAGCTAATGCAATTGTCGCTGTTCCATACGACTGGAGATTGTCACCAACCAAATTGGAAGAGCGTGACCTTTACTTTCACAAGCTCAA gttGACCTTTGAAACTGCCTTAAAACTCCGTGGCGGCCCTTCTATAGTTTTTGCCCATTCAATGGGTAATAATGTGTTCAGATACTTTCTGGAATGGCTGAGGCTAGAAATTGCACCAAAACATTACTTGGAGTGGCTTGATCAGCATATCCATGCTTATTTTGCTGTTG GAGCTCCTCTTCTTGGTTCAGTTGAGGCAATTAAATCGACTCTCTCTGGTGTAACATTTGGCCTTCCTGTTTCTGAG GGAACTGCTCGGTTGTTGTCCAATTCGTTTGCCTCTTCGTTGTGGCTTATGCCATTTTCAAAGAATTGCATAGGTGATAACACATTCTGGACACATTTTTCTGGTGGTGCTGCAAAGAAAGATAAGCGCGTATACCACTGTAATGACGAGGAATATCAATCGAAATATTCTGGCTGGCCGACGAATATCATTAACATTGAAATTCCTTCCACTAGCGGTAAGAATCTGTATATGCAACGAAAATTAACACCAAGAATGTTCCCTCTTATATTTCGTTCCTTTGATGCGTATCCAACAGTTACAGAAACAGCTCTAGCCAACATGACGAGCATGGAATGTGGTCTTCCCACCCTATTGTCGTTCACAGCCCGTGAACTAGCAGATGGGACTCTTTTCAAAGCAATTGAAGACTATGACCCAGATAGCAAGAGGATGTTACACCAGTTAAAGAA GTTGTATCATGATGACCCTGTTTTTAACCCTCTGACTCCTTGGGAGAGACCACctataaaaaatgtattttgcaTATATGGGGCTCATTTAAAGACAGAG GTTGGTTATTACTTTGCCCCAAGTGGCAAACCTTATCCTGATAACTGGATCATTACTGATGTCATTTACGAAACTGAAGGTTCCCTCGTGTCAAG GTCTGGAACTGTGGTTGATGGGAATGCTGGACCTATAACTGGGGATGAGACG GTACCCTATCATTCACTCTCTTGGTGCAAGAATTGGCTCGGACCTAAAGTTAACATAACAATGGCTCCCCAG ccAGAACACGATGGAAGTGATGTACATGTGGAGCTAAATGCTGAACATGAGCATGGGTCAGACATCATAGCGAACATGACAAAAGCACCAAGGGTTAAGTACATAACCTTTTATGAAGACTCTGAGAGCATTCCAGGAAAGAGAACTGCGGTCTGGGAGCTTGATAAGA CAAATCACAGGAATATCGTTAGATCTCCAGTTCTGATGCGGGAGTTATGGCTTCAGATGTGGCATGACATTCAGCCTGGTGCGAAGTCCAAATTTGTCAccaaag CCAAGCGCGGGCCACTTAGAGATGCGGATTGCTACTGGGATTATGGGAAAGCCTGTTGTGCTTGGCAAGAATACTGTGAATACAG ATACAGTTTCGGGGATGTTCACTTAGGACAAAGTTGTAGATTGAGGAACACATCTGCTAATATGCTGCTCCAGTACATATAA
- the LOC104754526 gene encoding phospholipid--sterol O-acyltransferase-like isoform X2, whose product MGANLKSITASFTVIAVFFLICGGGAAVEDETEFHGDYSKLSGIIIPGFASTQLRAWSILDCPYTPLDFNPLDLVWLDTTKLLSAVNCWYKCMVLDPYNQTDHPECKSRPDSGLSAITELDPGYITGPLSTVWKEWLKWCVEFGIEANAIVAVPYDWRLSPTKLEERDLYFHKLKLTFETALKLRGGPSIVFAHSMGNNVFRYFLEWLRLEIAPKHYLEWLDQHIHAYFAVGAPLLGSVEAIKSTLSGVTFGLPVSEGTARLLSNSFASSLWLMPFSKNCIGDNTFWTHFSGGAAKKDKRVYHCNDEEYQSKYSGWPTNIINIEIPSTSVTETALANMTSMECGLPTLLSFTARELADGTLFKAIEDYDPDSKRMLHQLKKLYHDDPVFNPLTPWERPPIKNVFCIYGAHLKTEVGYYFAPSGKPYPDNWIITDVIYETEGSLVSRSGTVVDGNAGPITGDETVPYHSLSWCKNWLGPKVNITMAPQPEHDGSDVHVELNAEHEHGSDIIANMTKAPRVKYITFYEDSESIPGKRTAVWELDKTNHRNIVRSPVLMRELWLQMWHDIQPGAKSKFVTKAKRGPLRDADCYWDYGKACCAWQEYCEYRYSFGDVHLGQSCRLRNTSANMLLQYI is encoded by the exons ATGGGAGCGAATTTGAAATCGATAACGGCTTCTTTCACCGTCATCGCcgtctttttcttgatttgtggTGGCGGAGCTGCGGTGGAGGATGAGACCGAGTTTCACGGCGACTACTCCAAGCTGTCAGGTATAATCATTCCGGGATTCGCGTCGACGCAGTTGCGAGCGTGGTCGATCCTTGACTGCCCATACACTCCGTTGGACTTCAATCCGCTCGACCTCGTCTGGCTAGACACCACTAAG CTTCTATCTGCTGTGAACTGCTGGTATAAGTGTATGGTGCTAGATCCTTATAATCAAACGGACCATCCTGAGTGTAAGTCACGGCCTGACAGTGGTCTTTCAGCGATCACAGAATTGGATCCAGGTTACATAACAG GTCCTCTTTCTACTGTCTGGAAAGAGTGGCTTAAGTGGTGTGTTGAGTTTGGCATAGAAGCTAATGCAATTGTCGCTGTTCCATACGACTGGAGATTGTCACCAACCAAATTGGAAGAGCGTGACCTTTACTTTCACAAGCTCAA gttGACCTTTGAAACTGCCTTAAAACTCCGTGGCGGCCCTTCTATAGTTTTTGCCCATTCAATGGGTAATAATGTGTTCAGATACTTTCTGGAATGGCTGAGGCTAGAAATTGCACCAAAACATTACTTGGAGTGGCTTGATCAGCATATCCATGCTTATTTTGCTGTTG GAGCTCCTCTTCTTGGTTCAGTTGAGGCAATTAAATCGACTCTCTCTGGTGTAACATTTGGCCTTCCTGTTTCTGAG GGAACTGCTCGGTTGTTGTCCAATTCGTTTGCCTCTTCGTTGTGGCTTATGCCATTTTCAAAGAATTGCATAGGTGATAACACATTCTGGACACATTTTTCTGGTGGTGCTGCAAAGAAAGATAAGCGCGTATACCACTGTAATGACGAGGAATATCAATCGAAATATTCTGGCTGGCCGACGAATATCATTAACATTGAAATTCCTTCCACTAGCG TTACAGAAACAGCTCTAGCCAACATGACGAGCATGGAATGTGGTCTTCCCACCCTATTGTCGTTCACAGCCCGTGAACTAGCAGATGGGACTCTTTTCAAAGCAATTGAAGACTATGACCCAGATAGCAAGAGGATGTTACACCAGTTAAAGAA GTTGTATCATGATGACCCTGTTTTTAACCCTCTGACTCCTTGGGAGAGACCACctataaaaaatgtattttgcaTATATGGGGCTCATTTAAAGACAGAG GTTGGTTATTACTTTGCCCCAAGTGGCAAACCTTATCCTGATAACTGGATCATTACTGATGTCATTTACGAAACTGAAGGTTCCCTCGTGTCAAG GTCTGGAACTGTGGTTGATGGGAATGCTGGACCTATAACTGGGGATGAGACG GTACCCTATCATTCACTCTCTTGGTGCAAGAATTGGCTCGGACCTAAAGTTAACATAACAATGGCTCCCCAG ccAGAACACGATGGAAGTGATGTACATGTGGAGCTAAATGCTGAACATGAGCATGGGTCAGACATCATAGCGAACATGACAAAAGCACCAAGGGTTAAGTACATAACCTTTTATGAAGACTCTGAGAGCATTCCAGGAAAGAGAACTGCGGTCTGGGAGCTTGATAAGA CAAATCACAGGAATATCGTTAGATCTCCAGTTCTGATGCGGGAGTTATGGCTTCAGATGTGGCATGACATTCAGCCTGGTGCGAAGTCCAAATTTGTCAccaaag CCAAGCGCGGGCCACTTAGAGATGCGGATTGCTACTGGGATTATGGGAAAGCCTGTTGTGCTTGGCAAGAATACTGTGAATACAG ATACAGTTTCGGGGATGTTCACTTAGGACAAAGTTGTAGATTGAGGAACACATCTGCTAATATGCTGCTCCAGTACATATAA
- the LOC104754525 gene encoding phospholipid--sterol O-acyltransferase-like codes for MAPQPEHDGSDVHVELNAEHEHGSDIIANMTKAPRVKYITFYEDSESIPGKRTAVWELDKTNHRNIVRSPVLMRELWLQMWHDIQPGAKSKFVTKAKRGPLRDADCYWDYGKACCAWQEYCEYRYSFGDVHLGQSCRLRNTSANMLLQYI; via the exons ATGGCTCCCCAG ccAGAACACGATGGAAGTGATGTACATGTGGAGCTAAATGCTGAACATGAGCATGGGTCAGACATCATAGCGAACATGACAAAAGCACCAAGGGTTAAGTACATAACCTTTTATGAAGACTCTGAGAGCATTCCAGGAAAGAGAACTGCGGTCTGGGAGCTTGATAAGA CAAATCACAGGAATATCGTTAGATCTCCAGTTCTGATGCGGGAGTTATGGCTTCAGATGTGGCATGACATTCAGCCTGGTGCGAAGTCCAAATTTGTCAccaaag CCAAGCGCGGGCCACTTAGAGATGCGGATTGCTACTGGGATTATGGGAAAGCCTGTTGTGCTTGGCAAGAATACTGTGAATACAG ATACAGTTTCGGGGATGTTCACTTAGGACAAAGTTGTAGATTGAGGAACACATCTGCTAATATGCTGCTCCAGTACATATAA
- the LOC104754521 gene encoding CRIB domain-containing protein RIC8-like, translating to MKGLFKGLRFISQIFENEKEPEMQIGTPTDVKHVAHIGWDGGSADQNPPSWMNDFKVSGGYSSAPLGNIKEDASCISEDSTRSRDTPAGLPKSSRERSSTLGGSPTKEQRSRRGSSSGNPKSSRRSSKESSDQDGSRKTRRKKSKDSSSVNGGSSRSSRRARGSQTESVNGSIVSDEGSMISIDLQ from the exons ATGAAGGGCCTCTTCAAGGGTCTTAGGTTTATTTCTCAAATATTtg aaaatgagaaagagcCAGAGATGCAAATTGGAACGCCAACAGATGTAAAGCATGTCGCTCACATTGGTTGGGATGGAGGATCTGCCGATCAAAATCCACCCAGCTGG ATGAATGATTTTAAAGTATCGGGTGGATATTCATCGGCACCTCTCGGAAATATCAAGGAGGATGCTTCATGCATTTCTGAAG ATTCGACTCGGTCACGTGATACACCTGCTGGACTTCCGAAATCGTCGAGAGAGCGTTCAAGCACGTTAGGTGGTTCACCAACAAAAGAACAACGATCACGACGTGGTTCAAGTAGTGGAAACCCTAAATCTTCACGGAGGTCGTCGAAAGAATCTTCTGATCAAGATGGTTCAAGAAAAACTCGTCGGAAAAAGTCAAAGGATAGTAGTTCTGTAAACGGAGGGTCTTCAAGATCGTCAAGAAGAGCACGTGGATCTCAGACAGAATCAGTAAATGGTTCTATTGTGTCCGATGAAGGATCAATGATATCAATCGATCTCCAGTGA
- the LOC104754526 gene encoding phospholipid--sterol O-acyltransferase-like isoform X3, with the protein MGANLKSITASFTVIAVFFLICGGGAAVEDETEFHGDYSKLSGIIIPGFASTQLRAWSILDCPYTPLDFNPLDLVWLDTTKLLSAVNCWYKCMVLDPYNQTDHPECKSRPDSGLSAITELDPGYITGPLSTVWKEWLKWCVEFGIEANAIVAVPYDWRLSPTKLEERDLYFHKLKLTFETALKLRGGPSIVFAHSMGNNVFRYFLEWLRLEIAPKHYLEWLDQHIHAYFAVGAPLLGSVEAIKSTLSGVTFGLPVSEGTARLLSNSFASSLWLMPFSKNCIGDNTFWTHFSGGAAKKDKRVYHCNDEEYQSKYSGWPTNIINIEIPSTSETALANMTSMECGLPTLLSFTARELADGTLFKAIEDYDPDSKRMLHQLKKLYHDDPVFNPLTPWERPPIKNVFCIYGAHLKTEVGYYFAPSGKPYPDNWIITDVIYETEGSLVSRSGTVVDGNAGPITGDETVPYHSLSWCKNWLGPKVNITMAPQPEHDGSDVHVELNAEHEHGSDIIANMTKAPRVKYITFYEDSESIPGKRTAVWELDKTNHRNIVRSPVLMRELWLQMWHDIQPGAKSKFVTKAKRGPLRDADCYWDYGKACCAWQEYCEYRYSFGDVHLGQSCRLRNTSANMLLQYI; encoded by the exons ATGGGAGCGAATTTGAAATCGATAACGGCTTCTTTCACCGTCATCGCcgtctttttcttgatttgtggTGGCGGAGCTGCGGTGGAGGATGAGACCGAGTTTCACGGCGACTACTCCAAGCTGTCAGGTATAATCATTCCGGGATTCGCGTCGACGCAGTTGCGAGCGTGGTCGATCCTTGACTGCCCATACACTCCGTTGGACTTCAATCCGCTCGACCTCGTCTGGCTAGACACCACTAAG CTTCTATCTGCTGTGAACTGCTGGTATAAGTGTATGGTGCTAGATCCTTATAATCAAACGGACCATCCTGAGTGTAAGTCACGGCCTGACAGTGGTCTTTCAGCGATCACAGAATTGGATCCAGGTTACATAACAG GTCCTCTTTCTACTGTCTGGAAAGAGTGGCTTAAGTGGTGTGTTGAGTTTGGCATAGAAGCTAATGCAATTGTCGCTGTTCCATACGACTGGAGATTGTCACCAACCAAATTGGAAGAGCGTGACCTTTACTTTCACAAGCTCAA gttGACCTTTGAAACTGCCTTAAAACTCCGTGGCGGCCCTTCTATAGTTTTTGCCCATTCAATGGGTAATAATGTGTTCAGATACTTTCTGGAATGGCTGAGGCTAGAAATTGCACCAAAACATTACTTGGAGTGGCTTGATCAGCATATCCATGCTTATTTTGCTGTTG GAGCTCCTCTTCTTGGTTCAGTTGAGGCAATTAAATCGACTCTCTCTGGTGTAACATTTGGCCTTCCTGTTTCTGAG GGAACTGCTCGGTTGTTGTCCAATTCGTTTGCCTCTTCGTTGTGGCTTATGCCATTTTCAAAGAATTGCATAGGTGATAACACATTCTGGACACATTTTTCTGGTGGTGCTGCAAAGAAAGATAAGCGCGTATACCACTGTAATGACGAGGAATATCAATCGAAATATTCTGGCTGGCCGACGAATATCATTAACATTGAAATTCCTTCCACTAGCG AAACAGCTCTAGCCAACATGACGAGCATGGAATGTGGTCTTCCCACCCTATTGTCGTTCACAGCCCGTGAACTAGCAGATGGGACTCTTTTCAAAGCAATTGAAGACTATGACCCAGATAGCAAGAGGATGTTACACCAGTTAAAGAA GTTGTATCATGATGACCCTGTTTTTAACCCTCTGACTCCTTGGGAGAGACCACctataaaaaatgtattttgcaTATATGGGGCTCATTTAAAGACAGAG GTTGGTTATTACTTTGCCCCAAGTGGCAAACCTTATCCTGATAACTGGATCATTACTGATGTCATTTACGAAACTGAAGGTTCCCTCGTGTCAAG GTCTGGAACTGTGGTTGATGGGAATGCTGGACCTATAACTGGGGATGAGACG GTACCCTATCATTCACTCTCTTGGTGCAAGAATTGGCTCGGACCTAAAGTTAACATAACAATGGCTCCCCAG ccAGAACACGATGGAAGTGATGTACATGTGGAGCTAAATGCTGAACATGAGCATGGGTCAGACATCATAGCGAACATGACAAAAGCACCAAGGGTTAAGTACATAACCTTTTATGAAGACTCTGAGAGCATTCCAGGAAAGAGAACTGCGGTCTGGGAGCTTGATAAGA CAAATCACAGGAATATCGTTAGATCTCCAGTTCTGATGCGGGAGTTATGGCTTCAGATGTGGCATGACATTCAGCCTGGTGCGAAGTCCAAATTTGTCAccaaag CCAAGCGCGGGCCACTTAGAGATGCGGATTGCTACTGGGATTATGGGAAAGCCTGTTGTGCTTGGCAAGAATACTGTGAATACAG ATACAGTTTCGGGGATGTTCACTTAGGACAAAGTTGTAGATTGAGGAACACATCTGCTAATATGCTGCTCCAGTACATATAA